The following proteins come from a genomic window of Aricia agestis chromosome 19, ilAriAges1.1, whole genome shotgun sequence:
- the LOC121736515 gene encoding zinc finger protein 91-like yields the protein MREININIEGFNVNGICVGCLNYNRKMFYREEVKECFKLLANIDISDGLTIQVCWECLAAVKNALQFRAQISNAFDILLDYSNKHTFLDSPEDLSCYATQRLAIKKIPLSPTESTVKEETDNNDVKEEVDEKINPEVTFMDKPLVETTEVKVESDFFENNEGNEFGDLFNNDDRMSSDDDKLLSQIKSEPAQKKKKKIKVKKKRKQEKELEKNKLSNRLKNLPSDLVELYTMTEAEMWEVRAMDVSNTQFQKLRFKCELCIMSFNTKALLDTHNNGKHSAKSKNMYQCDVCKSNFLTKDNVSVHRSLHLQAFKCRECGLITSMKRIMMSHNCNAAECALAFACNMCDEKFTTKWKLSYHKSSYHQENPQCDCCGKVFANKLTLKYHLKLLPQNKSDKEKEKLFIPCKGCDKVFHSKKSYRAHVVIHDGLSYPCPTCGKMFQWKRNLARHVRNHRDRDAGTTHACRDCGKSFASRDCYNNHMKLSKRHVHEQAYAHTCHFCGKKFPTKWCMVDHIDWEHLKRIKYQCNVCFKAFKTAKIMVAHMQNIHEGRNKRDPDSEHDHLCDICGKSYKTVKRLKGHVWAMHTQRSDAKTYKCALCPATFAWQTSIYKHMKMMHDNKRNKTPRALSTAKKVEAYPTVELTNRMQYFQQNVATNVVQNIVQNVPSIQTINIVQNI from the exons atgagggaaataaatattaatattgaaggGTTTAATGTCAACGGTATATGCGTTGGCTGCCTCAATTACAATCGCAAAATGTTTTATCGTGAGGAAGTAAAAGAGTGCTTCAAGCTTCTAGCAAATATCGAT ATTTCAGATGGCCTTACCATACAGGTTTGCTGGGAGTGCTTGGCGGCTGTGAAAAATGCACTACAATTCAGGGCACAAATATCCAATGCCTTCGATATTCTGTTAGATTATTCAAATAAg CATACATTCTTAGATTCCCCGGAAGATTTAAGCTGCTATGCCACACAAAGATTGGCAATAAAGAAAATTCCATTATCACCAACTGAATCAACTGTAAAAGAAGAGACAGACAATAATGATGTTAAAGAAGAAGTTGATGAAAAAATTAATCCAGAAGTTACATTCATGG ATAAGCCACTAGTAGAGACAACCGAAGTTAAAGTTGAAAGTGATTTTTTTGAAAACAATGAAGGTAATGAGTTCGGGGATTTATTCAATAATGATGACAGAATGTCCTCGGATGATGACAAACTGCTATCTCAAATCAAGTCAGAACCAGCccagaaaaagaaaaagaaaataaaagtcaagaaaaaaagaaagcaGGAGAAGGAATTAGAAAAG AACAAACTATCAAACAGACTGAAGAATCTACCGTCAGACCTGGTGGAGTTGTACACAATGACCGAGGCGGAGATGTGGGAGGTGCGGGCGATGGACGTGAGCAACACGCAGTTCCAGAAGTTGCGGTTCAAGTGCGAACTGTGCATTATGTCCTTCAACACCAAAGCTCTGCTGGACACTCATAACAATGGAAAACATAGTGCA AAATCTAAAAATATGTACCAGTGTGATGTATGCAAGTCTAACTTTCTCACCAAGGATAATGTCTCTGTGCACAGAAGTTTACACCTCCAGGCATTTAA ATGTCGCGAGTGCGGTCTAATAACCTCCATGAAGCGAATCATGATGTCTCACAACTGTAACGCCGCGGAGTGCGCGCTCGCCTTCGCCTgcaacatgtgcgacgagaaatTCAC TACAAAATGGAAGCTATCGTACCACAAGTCGTCTTACCATCAGGAGAATCCGCAGTGCGACTGCTGCGGGAAGGTGTTCGCCAACAAACTCACACTAAAATACCACCTGAA ACTGCTGCCTCAGAACAAATCAGATAAGGAGAAGGAGAAACTGTTCATACCGTGCAAGGGCTGCGACAAGGTGTTCCACTCCAAGAAGAGTTATAGGGCGCATGT CGTGATCCACGACGGGTTATCATACCCGTGTCCGACCTGCGGCAAGATGTTCCAGTGGAAGCGCAACCTGGCGCGACACGTCCGCAACCACCGCGACCGCGACGCCGGCACCACGCACGCCTGTCGCGACTGCGGCAAGAGCTTCGCGTCGCGCGACTGCTACAACAACCACATGAAGCTCAGCAAGCGCCACGTGCACGAGCAGGCTTACGC GCACACCTGTCATTTCTGCGGTAAGAAGTTCCCGACGAAGTGGTGTATGGTGGACCACATAGACTGGGAGCATCTCAAGAGGATAAAGTATCAGTGCAACGTCTGTTTTAAG GCGTTCAAGACAGCGAAGATAATGGTGGCCCACATGCAGAACATCCACGAGGGCCGCAACAAGCGCGACCCCGACAGCGAGCACGACCACCTGTGTGACATCTGCGGCAAGTCGTACAAG ACGGTGAAGCGGCTCAAGGGTCACGTGTGGGCGATGCACACGCAGCGCTCGGACGCCAAGACGTACAAGTGCGCCCTCTGCCCGGCCACCTTCGCCTGGCAGACGTCCATATACAAGCACATGAAGATGATGCACGATAACAAACGGAATAAG ACGCCACGCGCATTGTCAACTGCAAAGAAAGTGGAAGCATACCCGACAGTTGAACTGACCAACCGCATGCAGTACTTCCAACAGAATGTCGCTACTAACGTAGTGCAGAATATTGTACAGAACGTACCATCAATACAGACAATTAATATTgtccaaaatatttaa
- the LOC121736518 gene encoding uncharacterized protein LOC121736518 — translation MTESTEQSRPTTSELAAITLTTKIPDFWTDHPKIWFIRTEAMLAPQKLSDETKYDIVVSKLSREVIQQVTDILIDPPAVKKFDTLKARLLQIYEESENRQLQKLISEMELGDQKPSQLLRRMRELAKDKIPNETLRLLWQGHLPGSTRAVLAVTETKDLDALARIADNVLESSRSMHQINEVVHSPSPSTSRDADLIMAEIAKLSMKVADLDRRTQERYSRPWNRNFRPNNNRSRSRNRSAPRRTPEDPDWLCRYHNRFGSRARTCEEPCAWRRQQEN, via the coding sequence ATGACGGAATCGACGGAACAAAGTAGGCCCACGACTTCGGAGTTAGCTGCTATTACGTTGACTACTAAGATCCCAGATTTCTGGACCGATCACCCGAAGATATGGTTCATACGCACGGAGGCTATGCTCGCTCCTCAGAAACTCTCTGATGAAACTAAATACGACATCGTGGTATCGAAACTCAGTAGAGAAGTTATACAGCAAGTTACGGATATCCTTATCGATCCTCCGGCTGTAAAAAAATTTGACACACTCAAAGCGCGTCTCCTGCAAATTTATGAGGAATCTGAAAATCGACAGCTGCAGAAACTCATAAGTGAGATGGAGCTCGGTGATCAAAAGCCCTCACAGTTGTTACGGCGCATGAGGGAATTAGCCAAGGATAAAATACCGAACGAGACCCTCAGGCTACTTTGGCAAGGCCATCTTCCGGGTTCTACGAGAGCGGTTTTAGCTGTGACTGAAACTAAAGATTTGGATGCGTTAGCCAGAATTGCAGACAACGTGCTGGAGTCTTCACGCAGTATGCACCAGATTAACGAGGTGGTCCACTCGCCCTCGCCTTCGACGTCCCGGGATGCGGATTTAATTATGGCTGAAATAGCTAAATTAAGCATGAAGGTCGCCGACCTCGATAGACGTACACAGGAGCGATATTCGCGACCTTGGAATAGAAACTTCAGGCCAAATAATAATCGCAGTCGAAGCAGAAATCGTTCAGCTCCACGACGGACACCCGAGGATCCGGATTGGCTCTGCAGGTATCACAATCGTTTCGGCAGCAGAGCGAGGACTTGTGAGGAGCCTTGCGCATGGAGAAGGCAGCAGGAAAACTAG
- the LOC121736492 gene encoding U6 snRNA-associated Sm-like protein LSm4 gives MLPLSLLRTAQNHPMLVELKNGETYNGHLVSCDNWMNINLREVICTSRDGDKFWRMPECYIRGSTIKYLRIPDEVIDMVKEETQIKARGRGEANKGRGGGNMRSGRGGGRGAFGNRGRPAPLARGGGNAGRPQNKNKK, from the coding sequence ATGCTACCTCTATCGTTGTTACGTACTGCTCAAAACCATCCGATGCTAGTCGAGTTAAAAAATGGTGAAACATACAACGGGCATCTCGTTAGCTGCGACAACTGGATGAATATAAACTTAAGAGAAGTGATTTGCACATCACGGGACGGCGACAAGTTCTGGAGGATGCCCGAGTGTTACATACGAGGCAGCACGATAAAGTATTTGCGAATACCCGATGAAGTTATCGACATGGTCAAAGAGGAGACTCAGATTAAGGCGAGAGGTCGGGGAGAGGCGAACAAAGGTAGGGGAGGCGGCAACATGCGATCAGGACGCGGCGGTGGCCGGGGCGCCTTCGGAAACCGTGGCAGACCAGCTCCTTTAGCGCGTGGTGGTGGAAACGCGGGAAGGCCGcagaataaaaacaaaaaatga